Proteins from one Verrucomicrobiota bacterium genomic window:
- a CDS encoding ATP-binding protein — MEDQVLSVIQQKLGDASQAPFPKMVRRNASPALLPGKAQAVIGMRRAGKTFFLYQCLADRLARGIERERLVYFNFEDERLGTFQAEDLGTIIEEYYRQWPQFRHQAEVTWCLDEIQIIPGWERFVRRVLDSEKVELFLSGSSARMLSREVATSMRGRAMETVITPFSFREFLRGRNWPEDAPQRLVSSTERSALRAHFDAYLEIGGFPEAGAYAATRNRIGLLQSYVDTVLFRDVAERHKVTNLPALRAFVRQLLRNPATLLSVSKIYADFGSRGIAVSKETLLAFLSYLEDAFLVFTVPLAGRSERRRQVNPRKVYLADHGLAQAFSPAAGLDRGHLIENIIACELLRASRDLAYAKTASGLEVDFVATDFEGHCQLIQAAADISSPATCEREIRALVEARREFPNATALVLTESEPPREFRVPEGIAIVPVWQWLLTR, encoded by the coding sequence GCACCTTTTCCTAAAATGGTGCGCCGCAATGCCTCGCCCGCCCTCCTGCCGGGCAAAGCCCAAGCCGTCATCGGCATGCGGCGGGCGGGGAAGACTTTCTTCCTCTACCAATGCCTGGCTGACCGCTTAGCGCGCGGGATCGAACGGGAGCGACTGGTCTATTTCAATTTCGAGGATGAGCGGCTTGGCACGTTCCAAGCGGAAGATCTTGGCACGATCATCGAGGAGTATTACCGCCAGTGGCCGCAATTTCGCCACCAAGCGGAGGTGACCTGGTGCCTGGACGAAATTCAGATCATTCCGGGATGGGAGCGGTTTGTCCGCCGGGTGCTGGATTCCGAAAAGGTTGAGCTTTTCCTGAGCGGGTCGTCCGCCCGCATGTTGAGCCGCGAAGTGGCGACGAGTATGCGAGGCCGCGCGATGGAGACGGTCATCACGCCGTTCAGTTTTCGCGAGTTTCTGCGTGGACGAAATTGGCCCGAAGACGCGCCGCAACGGCTGGTTTCCAGCACGGAACGGTCGGCGTTGCGCGCCCATTTTGACGCCTATCTCGAAATTGGCGGTTTTCCGGAGGCCGGAGCTTATGCCGCCACGCGCAACCGGATCGGCCTGTTGCAGAGTTACGTGGATACCGTCCTTTTTCGCGATGTGGCCGAACGCCACAAGGTCACCAACCTTCCCGCTTTGCGCGCATTTGTCCGCCAGCTTCTGCGAAATCCGGCCACGCTGCTGAGCGTGAGCAAGATCTATGCGGATTTCGGATCGCGGGGCATTGCCGTCTCCAAGGAAACCCTGCTGGCTTTTCTCTCGTACCTGGAGGATGCCTTCCTCGTTTTTACCGTACCATTGGCCGGCCGGTCGGAGCGGCGGCGGCAAGTCAACCCGCGCAAGGTGTACCTGGCTGACCACGGTCTCGCTCAGGCGTTCAGCCCAGCGGCGGGTCTTGACCGGGGGCACCTCATCGAAAATATCATCGCCTGTGAGCTATTGAGAGCAAGCCGTGATCTCGCTTATGCCAAGACCGCTTCGGGACTTGAGGTAGATTTTGTCGCGACGGATTTCGAGGGCCACTGCCAATTGATCCAGGCCGCAGCCGATATCTCGTCCCCGGCGACCTGCGAACGCGAAATCCGCGCTTTGGTTGAAGCCCGGCGGGAGTTTCCGAATGCGACGGCCCTCGTGCTGACAGAAAGCGAACCGCCACGCGAGTTTCGCGTACCCGAGGGGATCGCAATTGTTCCGGTCTGGCAATGGCTGCTGACGCGTTGA